In the genome of Populus nigra chromosome 9, ddPopNigr1.1, whole genome shotgun sequence, one region contains:
- the LOC133703340 gene encoding protein DETOXIFICATION 40-like, whose product MNSEPLRLSFKLSFHDETRSSELEQILADTEAPYFKRIRSASWVELKLLFHLAAPAVIVYLLNNVVSMSTQIFCGHLGNLELAAVSLGNTGIQMFAYGLMLGMGSAVETLCGQAFGAHRYEMLGVYLQRSTIILMATAIPLMVIYIFSEPLLMLLGEPVSIASAAAVFVYGLIPQIFAYAANFPIQKFLQAQSIIAPSAYISLGALVVHVLLSWLAIFKWNWGLLGAGLVLSLSWWIIVGGQFVYILTSNSCRKTWQGFSLEAFSGLWSFFKLSAASAVMLCLETWYYQILVLIAGLLKNAEVALDALSVCMTLSGWVFMISVGFNAAASVRVSNELGAGHPKSASFSVLVVTSCSFIISVIAAIIVLIFRDSISYIFTEGEVVAKAASDLSPFLAATLILNGIQPVLSGVAVGCGWQAFVAYVNVGCYYLIGVPVGVVLGFTFDLGAKGIWSGMLGGTVLQTIILVWVTLRTDWDKEVESAKNRLSSWDEKGQPLLVE is encoded by the exons ATGAATTCTGAGCCTTTGAGATTGAGCTTCAAGCTCTCATTCCATGACGAGACAAGGAGCAGCGAGCTTGAACAAATACTAGCAGATACTGAAGCACCATATTTTAAGAGAATCCGTTCAGCTTCCTGGGTTGAACTGAAATTGCTTTTCCACCTTGCAGCTCCAGCTGTGATAGTTTACTTGCTCAATAATGTTGTTTCCATGTCTACTCAGATCTTTTGTGGTCACCTTGGAAACCTTGAGCTTGCTGCTGTCTCTCTTGGTAACACTGGTATCCAAATGTTTGCCTATGGTCTTATG CTTGGTATGGGAAGTGCAGTGGAGACACTATGTGGCCAAGCATTTGGGGCACATAGATATGAAATGCTAGGTGTATACCTCCAAAGATCAACAATTATCCTCATGGCAACGGCTATCCCTCTAATGGTGATCTACATATTTAGCGAACCTCTCTTGATGTTATTAGGTGAACCAGTCAGCATAGCATCAGCAGCTGCAGTTTTTGTCTATGGACttatccctcaaatttttgcttaTGCTGCCAATTTTCCTATTCAAAAATTTTTGCAAGCCCAAAGCATAATTGCCCCTAGTGCATATATATCATTGGGTGCCCTTGTGGTTCATGTTTTGCTCTCCTGGCTCGCAATCTTCAAATGGAACTGGGGCTTGCTAGGTGCTGGCCTTGTCTTGAGTTTATCATGGTGGATCATTGTGGGGGGTCAGTTTGTGTACATTTTAACGAGTAATAGCTGTAGAAAGACATGGCAAGGTTTCAGTTTGGAGGCCTTTAGTGGGCTTTGGAGCTTCTTCAAACTGTCTGCTGCATCAGCAGTAATGTTGTGTTTGGAGACTTGGTACTATCAGATTTTAGTATTGATTGCTGGGTTGCTTAAAAATGCTGAGGTTGCATTGGATGCTCTCTCAGTTTG CATGACATTATCAGGATGGGTGTTTATGATTTCAGTTGGATTCAATGCTGCTGCAAG TGTGAGAGTGAGCAATGAGCTAGGAGCAGGACATCCAAAATCAGCATCATTTTCAGTCCTTGTAGTGACTTCATGCTCATTTATAATTTCAGTAATCGCAGCCATTATTGTGCTGATATTTCGAGACTCCATTAGCTATATCTTCACTGAAGGTGAAGTTGTTGCTAAAGCTGCCTCTGATCTCTCCCCATTCCTTGCTGCCACTCTCATACTAAATGGCATTCAGCCTGTCCTGTCCG GTGTGGCTGTCGGATGTGGATGGCAAGCATTTGTTGCATATGTGAATGTAGGATGCTACTACCTTATTGGAGTTCCAGTAGGAGTGGTTCTTGGTTTTACATTTGACCTTGGTGCCAAG GGAATATGGTCAGGCATGTTAGGAGGGACCGTTTTGCAAACTATAATCTTGGTGTGGGTTACTTTGAGAACAGATTGGGATAAAGAG
- the LOC133703735 gene encoding uncharacterized GPI-anchored protein At1g61900-like isoform X2, giving the protein MLKLHWSPHTYNINKLCFHGFFSLHTYTRPFSEFQVTNFLPLSLPFHFVSVCFGLLAVVFGFNFSGGMNEGVSLKLKLKLSLSMVFVEVLLLISSLNECYCSPFNDFGGPLSTDRRVDGFLPEISPDSAPQPLLPLLAPAPLAPFTNSTVPKLSGQCTLNFTAAQSLMSTTSIDCWSVFAPLLANVICCPQLEATLAILVGQSSKDTNALALNGTVSKYCLSDIEQILVGQGAAANVNKICSIHPSNLTEGACPVKDVNEFEGTVDSSKLLAACESIDPVKECCNQVCQNAIVEAATKIALKGSEVLSIAGSRGLTEQSTKVVDCKQIVLRWLAGKLDPSRAKEVLRGLSNCKVNNVCPLVFPDMRHVAKGCGNGISNKTECCSAMESYVSHLQKQSLVTNLQALNCATTLGMKLQRSNITKDVYSLCHITLKDFSLQVAIQESGCLLPSLPSDATFDQYSGISFICDLNDNIPAPWPSTSQLSASCNKTIKIPALPAAANAQSGKARMHLVSRLH; this is encoded by the exons ATGCTGAAACTGCACTGGTCCCCACACACTTATAACATTAACAAGCTTTGCTTTCATGGCTTCTTCTCTCTTCACACATACACGAGACCTTTCTCTGAATTCCAAGTCACAAACTTCTTACCACTAAGCCTTCCTTTTCACTTCGTTTCAGTCTGTTTTGGGCTTCTTGCTgttgtttttgggtttaatttcAGTGGAGGAATGAATGAAGGGGTGTCTCTCAAGCTGAAGCTGAAGCTGAGTCTGAGTATGGTTTTTGTGGAGGTGCTTTTGTTGATTTCGA GTCTGAATGAATGTTACTGCAGCCCATTCAACGATTTTGGAGGTCCATTGTCGACTGACAGAAGAGTAGATGGTTTTCTTCCTGAGATCTCTCCAGATTCAGCTCCTCAGccccttcttcctcttcttgcaCCTGCTCCTTTAGCACCTTTCACAAACAGTACTGTCCCAAAGTTATCAG GACAATGCACATTAAATTTCACTGCTGCCCAAAGTTTGATGAGCACAACATCAATTGATTGTTGGTCTGTTTTTGCGCCATTGCTGGCTAATGTTATATGCTGTCCACAGTTAGAAGCCACTCTTGCAATACTTGTTGGCCAATCCAGTAAAGATACCAATGCTCTTGCTTTAAATGGGACTGTTTCAAAGTATTGCCTTTCAGATATTGAGCAAATTTTGGTGGGTCAGGGTGCAGCAGCTAATGTGAATAAGATATGCTCAATTCATCCTTCAAATCTCACTGAAGGGGCTTGCCCTGTTAAGGATGTCAATGAATTCGAGGGCACTGTGGATTCTTCCAAGCTACTTGCTGCCTGTGAAAGTATTGATCCTGTTAAAGAATGTTGTAATCAAGTTTGTCAAAATGCCATAGTAGAAGCTGCGACAAAAATTGCATTAAAAGGTTCTGAAGTGTTGAGCATAGCTGGGTCCCGTGGTTTAACTGAGCAGTCAACAAAGGTTGTTGATTGTAAACAGATTGTACTCCGATGGCTGGCTGGTAAACTCGATCCTTCTCGTGCAAAGGAGGTTCTCAGAGGACTATCTAATTGCAAAGTTAATAACG TTTGCCCTCTGGTTTTCCCTGATATGAGACATGTTGCGAAGGGCTGTGGGAATGGGATTAGTAACAAGACAGAATGTTGTAGTGCCATGGAGAGCTACGTGTCTCACTTGCAGAAGCAGAGCCTCGTAACCAACTTGCAAGCTCTGAATTGTGCTACAACTCTAGGAATGAAGTTACAGAGGTCAAATATTACAAAAGATGTTTATAGCCTTTGTCATATAACCCTTAAGGATTTCTCCCTTCAAG TTGCAATTCAAG AGTCTGGATGCCTTCTACCAAGCTTGCCTTCTGATGCAACATTTGATCAGTACTCAGGGATCAGCTTCATTTGTGATTTGAATGACAATATTCCTGCTCCATGGCCATCTACATCTCAGTTATCAGCATCATGCAATAAAA CCATAAAAATTCCAGCACTTCCTGCTGCTGCAAATGCTCAAAGTG GCAAGGCAAGGATGCATTTGGTTAGCAGATTGCACTAG
- the LOC133703735 gene encoding uncharacterized GPI-anchored protein At1g61900-like isoform X1 translates to MLKLHWSPHTYNINKLCFHGFFSLHTYTRPFSEFQVTNFLPLSLPFHFVSVCFGLLAVVFGFNFSGGMNEGVSLKLKLKLSLSMVFVEVLLLISSLNECYCSPFNDFGGPLSTDRRVDGFLPEISPDSAPQPLLPLLAPAPLAPFTNSTVPKLSGQCTLNFTAAQSLMSTTSIDCWSVFAPLLANVICCPQLEATLAILVGQSSKDTNALALNGTVSKYCLSDIEQILVGQGAAANVNKICSIHPSNLTEGACPVKDVNEFEGTVDSSKLLAACESIDPVKECCNQVCQNAIVEAATKIALKGSEVLSIAGSRGLTEQSTKVVDCKQIVLRWLAGKLDPSRAKEVLRGLSNCKVNNVCPLVFPDMRHVAKGCGNGISNKTECCSAMESYVSHLQKQSLVTNLQALNCATTLGMKLQRSNITKDVYSLCHITLKDFSLQVAIQESGCLLPSLPSDATFDQYSGISFICDLNDNIPAPWPSTSQLSASCNKTIKIPALPAAANAQSGLYNEDVIFYVLFAASSVTMMLM, encoded by the exons ATGCTGAAACTGCACTGGTCCCCACACACTTATAACATTAACAAGCTTTGCTTTCATGGCTTCTTCTCTCTTCACACATACACGAGACCTTTCTCTGAATTCCAAGTCACAAACTTCTTACCACTAAGCCTTCCTTTTCACTTCGTTTCAGTCTGTTTTGGGCTTCTTGCTgttgtttttgggtttaatttcAGTGGAGGAATGAATGAAGGGGTGTCTCTCAAGCTGAAGCTGAAGCTGAGTCTGAGTATGGTTTTTGTGGAGGTGCTTTTGTTGATTTCGA GTCTGAATGAATGTTACTGCAGCCCATTCAACGATTTTGGAGGTCCATTGTCGACTGACAGAAGAGTAGATGGTTTTCTTCCTGAGATCTCTCCAGATTCAGCTCCTCAGccccttcttcctcttcttgcaCCTGCTCCTTTAGCACCTTTCACAAACAGTACTGTCCCAAAGTTATCAG GACAATGCACATTAAATTTCACTGCTGCCCAAAGTTTGATGAGCACAACATCAATTGATTGTTGGTCTGTTTTTGCGCCATTGCTGGCTAATGTTATATGCTGTCCACAGTTAGAAGCCACTCTTGCAATACTTGTTGGCCAATCCAGTAAAGATACCAATGCTCTTGCTTTAAATGGGACTGTTTCAAAGTATTGCCTTTCAGATATTGAGCAAATTTTGGTGGGTCAGGGTGCAGCAGCTAATGTGAATAAGATATGCTCAATTCATCCTTCAAATCTCACTGAAGGGGCTTGCCCTGTTAAGGATGTCAATGAATTCGAGGGCACTGTGGATTCTTCCAAGCTACTTGCTGCCTGTGAAAGTATTGATCCTGTTAAAGAATGTTGTAATCAAGTTTGTCAAAATGCCATAGTAGAAGCTGCGACAAAAATTGCATTAAAAGGTTCTGAAGTGTTGAGCATAGCTGGGTCCCGTGGTTTAACTGAGCAGTCAACAAAGGTTGTTGATTGTAAACAGATTGTACTCCGATGGCTGGCTGGTAAACTCGATCCTTCTCGTGCAAAGGAGGTTCTCAGAGGACTATCTAATTGCAAAGTTAATAACG TTTGCCCTCTGGTTTTCCCTGATATGAGACATGTTGCGAAGGGCTGTGGGAATGGGATTAGTAACAAGACAGAATGTTGTAGTGCCATGGAGAGCTACGTGTCTCACTTGCAGAAGCAGAGCCTCGTAACCAACTTGCAAGCTCTGAATTGTGCTACAACTCTAGGAATGAAGTTACAGAGGTCAAATATTACAAAAGATGTTTATAGCCTTTGTCATATAACCCTTAAGGATTTCTCCCTTCAAG TTGCAATTCAAG AGTCTGGATGCCTTCTACCAAGCTTGCCTTCTGATGCAACATTTGATCAGTACTCAGGGATCAGCTTCATTTGTGATTTGAATGACAATATTCCTGCTCCATGGCCATCTACATCTCAGTTATCAGCATCATGCAATAAAA CCATAAAAATTCCAGCACTTCCTGCTGCTGCAAATGCTCAAAGTG GTCTGTACAATGAAGATGTGATATTTTATGTGCTGTTTGCTGCCTCATCTGTTACCATGATGCTCATGTAG
- the LOC133703735 gene encoding uncharacterized GPI-anchored protein At1g61900-like isoform X3, with translation MLKLHWSPHTYNINKLCFHGFFSLHTYTRPFSEFQVTNFLPLSLPFHFVSVCFGLLAVVFGFNFSGGMNEGVSLKLKLKLSLSMVFVEVLLLISSLNECYCSPFNDFGGPLSTDRRVDGFLPEISPDSAPQPLLPLLAPAPLAPFTNSTVPKLSGQCTLNFTAAQSLMSTTSIDCWSVFAPLLANVICCPQLEATLAILVGQSSKDTNALALNGTVSKYCLSDIEQILVGQGAAANVNKICSIHPSNLTEGACPVKDVNEFEGTVDSSKLLAACESIDPVKECCNQVCQNAIVEAATKIALKGSEVLSIAGSRGLTEQSTKVVDCKQIVLRWLAGKLDPSRAKEVLRGLSNCKVNNVCPLVFPDMRHVAKGCGNGISNKTECCSAMESYVSHLQKQSLVTNLQALNCATTLGMKLQRSNITKDVYSLCHITLKDFSLQGFFSYFALYI, from the exons ATGCTGAAACTGCACTGGTCCCCACACACTTATAACATTAACAAGCTTTGCTTTCATGGCTTCTTCTCTCTTCACACATACACGAGACCTTTCTCTGAATTCCAAGTCACAAACTTCTTACCACTAAGCCTTCCTTTTCACTTCGTTTCAGTCTGTTTTGGGCTTCTTGCTgttgtttttgggtttaatttcAGTGGAGGAATGAATGAAGGGGTGTCTCTCAAGCTGAAGCTGAAGCTGAGTCTGAGTATGGTTTTTGTGGAGGTGCTTTTGTTGATTTCGA GTCTGAATGAATGTTACTGCAGCCCATTCAACGATTTTGGAGGTCCATTGTCGACTGACAGAAGAGTAGATGGTTTTCTTCCTGAGATCTCTCCAGATTCAGCTCCTCAGccccttcttcctcttcttgcaCCTGCTCCTTTAGCACCTTTCACAAACAGTACTGTCCCAAAGTTATCAG GACAATGCACATTAAATTTCACTGCTGCCCAAAGTTTGATGAGCACAACATCAATTGATTGTTGGTCTGTTTTTGCGCCATTGCTGGCTAATGTTATATGCTGTCCACAGTTAGAAGCCACTCTTGCAATACTTGTTGGCCAATCCAGTAAAGATACCAATGCTCTTGCTTTAAATGGGACTGTTTCAAAGTATTGCCTTTCAGATATTGAGCAAATTTTGGTGGGTCAGGGTGCAGCAGCTAATGTGAATAAGATATGCTCAATTCATCCTTCAAATCTCACTGAAGGGGCTTGCCCTGTTAAGGATGTCAATGAATTCGAGGGCACTGTGGATTCTTCCAAGCTACTTGCTGCCTGTGAAAGTATTGATCCTGTTAAAGAATGTTGTAATCAAGTTTGTCAAAATGCCATAGTAGAAGCTGCGACAAAAATTGCATTAAAAGGTTCTGAAGTGTTGAGCATAGCTGGGTCCCGTGGTTTAACTGAGCAGTCAACAAAGGTTGTTGATTGTAAACAGATTGTACTCCGATGGCTGGCTGGTAAACTCGATCCTTCTCGTGCAAAGGAGGTTCTCAGAGGACTATCTAATTGCAAAGTTAATAACG TTTGCCCTCTGGTTTTCCCTGATATGAGACATGTTGCGAAGGGCTGTGGGAATGGGATTAGTAACAAGACAGAATGTTGTAGTGCCATGGAGAGCTACGTGTCTCACTTGCAGAAGCAGAGCCTCGTAACCAACTTGCAAGCTCTGAATTGTGCTACAACTCTAGGAATGAAGTTACAGAGGTCAAATATTACAAAAGATGTTTATAGCCTTTGTCATATAACCCTTAAGGATTTCTCCCTTCAAG gattcttttcttattttgctCTTTATATATGA